A stretch of DNA from Odontesthes bonariensis isolate fOdoBon6 chromosome 5, fOdoBon6.hap1, whole genome shotgun sequence:
tttcaattgaTTACCCATAATACAAGTCTGCTGAAGAccgttatgtcatttttattagggtcctgtttaaaatacagattttatggcattttcactatggcctcgttaagtgcttttcaatgcattttcccatccacaattttcccactttttcccattttgccggaattcctttTGACTTATGAGAGCCAAACATCATAGCACACCGATCGAGGTCGATGCGCACGCAGCGGTGAGCTTTTTATGCCGGTCGGACCATCGCTGCAAACCGAAATTCATGACGGAAACGGAAGAATAATAGCCCAGCACAGGAGTAATATGCACCCATAATAAATGTTAGAGCGACCACAGATCAGCATTTGTCTGTGATGGTAAGTTCTACACGGTGAAATTGGTCCCGACCTCGGTGAGTTTGTTGGCTGGTGTCACTGATCGATCCTTCTTCCTCCACGTTCAGGACGAGGCAGGAAGAGtaaaccagcagcttttagtttttttgtaaaGTTTTGATGCAGAAAACAGCGTTTTATTCTGATTTTTGTGGGTCTGTTCTTACTTTGTCTGTTGGTTTGGGGGCAAAGCCTCAAAAGTAAGTGTAAATTGACTAAATTCAGTCCTTCTTTTCATGGCGAGCCCCCTGAAAGGCCTCCTCCCTTCCATCAGGGAGGAGCATGCAGGTCTTTCTTCTCTCTGCTGTTGTCTTTTTAGATAAATGTTTGGGACATTAAGGTTTCACTATATTCTACTCAAACAGATGTGATTACACACCCTGTATTTCGCAGACTGAACTCCTTACCTGGGGTTGGACTGATGATCGATGCCGGGTTCCCAAAGAGACTGCCGTTCTTTTTCCCCAGGAAGTAGACGCCCATCTTGGAGGAAGCGTGCCAGATGACAGTCGTGTTCGACCTCAACATGAGGACTGCTGAGACGTACTCCGTCCCCTTCAGATCCCGCCAGTCTGCCCCATTCAGAGGCTCCCTCCCGATGTGAATCCCGTCTTTGGAGTCTTTGTGGACCACGATGACGGCCTGACTAACCAGCTCTGAGACTCTGGCGAGCACATAGCAGCTGGCGAAGCCCGTCCGCGGGATCAGAGCGAGGAGTAAACCCGGACGATAGAGGTAGGCTGCGCCCGACGTCTCAGCCACGGCCGACCCCGGGTTCAGGGCTTCCACTCTGCCGGATCCCGTCTCTGACAGAAGGAGGAGTGTTTTGTCCTCGGCGTCTGCAGTCAGACCCGGAGGGATGGGGAACTGGAGCTTCTGGGCGCTGGCTGGCTGCAGCATGACGTACAGCAGCCCGCAGCTGCAGCTGCGTCTGACAGCACAAGGGTGACCGAAGAGGACCGCCACCGGCTTTTCTGCTTCAACAACCCGCAAAGCCTTCGTCTTCTGCAGCCAGATCTGAGCCACCTGTTTGGGCTGAAGACTGACCTCCTTTCTCTCTGCTCCATCTCCAACGGTCACCGAGTTTTCTTCATTAATGTTGACGATGAGGAGGCTGAACGGACTTCTTTCATTGATATCTGTAGCAGAGACGCTGGCAGTGCCGGCAGCTTCAGAGACGGtgggttctggagggatgaAATACTTCATGCTGAGTTTGTCAGTAGGTATAACCAGAGTTGTCTGCATGCTTTTGCTTCTGGAACTGAAGGCCTGGACAACAACTCTTTTGTTGCTGGTGATATGGAGGGTCTGGTCAGAAAGACTGAAATCTCCATTTGGGTTTTTGAACTTCTTGACTTCAGTTGTTGCATTAAAACTGAGCGTCTGTCCGGCTTGCATGCCTTGGCCCTGTGTTCCTGAGGGTTCGAGTGTTACTGTGGTCCCATTAAATAAGGCGGTGATCCACACCTTGTTTTGGGGTCCAACAGGATGATAGGAGGCGATGTTCTCTGGGAAAACTACAATGAATTCCAGGCCAGTTTTGTTTCCTGTCGTTGAGGATTCTGGAACAGGAAATAAAAGATACTGAAGCAGAGACGGAAAGCCTCACTTCTCTTTATCAGGTTACATTCCTCCGATTATTGTGTGTCGGATTAATCTGGAATCATGTGACATGGAGCACATCTGTGTGTAtggaacacatctgtgtgtgtggaacacatctgtgtatggaacacatctgtgtatggaacacatctgtgtgtggagcacatctgtgtgtatggaacacatctgtgtatggaacacatctgtgtgtgg
This window harbors:
- the LOC142380488 gene encoding uncharacterized protein LOC142380488, with the translated sequence MRPGAPFLLFLLAALIAESSTTGNKTGLEFIVVFPENIASYHPVGPQNKVWITALFNGTTVTLEPSGTQGQGMQAGQTLSFNATTEVKKFKNPNGDFSLSDQTLHITSNKRVVVQAFSSRSKSMQTTLVIPTDKLSMKYFIPPEPTVSEAAGTASVSATDINERSPFSLLIVNINEENSVTVGDGAERKEVSLQPKQVAQIWLQKTKALRVVEAEKPVAVLFGHPCAVRRSCSCGLLYVMLQPASAQKLQFPIPPGLTADAEDKTLLLLSETGSGRVEALNPGSAVAETSGAAYLYRPGLLLALIPRTGFASCYVLARVSELVSQAVIVVHKDSKDGIHIGREPLNGADWRDLKGTEYVSAVLMLRSNTTVIWHASSKMGVYFLGKKNGSLFGNPASIISPTPDFRGCALIPEVVKVHEDAGSWQKSIKTCEQQGLELVSFPNKSLHQQVCDQLQADDGTAAEVWIGMRRSSYTGEWYWLDDAPVQHTGWGQGEPGELEDGQCVVMSLRRNKGCEWRDEDCCKAVRPLCYKRPDLLRV